The Gemmatimonadaceae bacterium genome contains the following window.
TCCGGCAGATAGCGATTGCGCGACTCCTCCAGCCGCAGCGCCGCGTGCGCCCGCGCGAGCTCGCGCTGCGTGATGGTGACCTCGTCCTGCCAGGTCAGCGGCACCAGCAGCACGTGCTTGAGGAACCAGGTGTACTGCTCCACGCCGATGCCCGAGGGGCCACTGCGGTTCGGGGCCTCGTCGCGCAGCCACTGCGCGAAGGCATCGGTCTCCGCCTTTGCCTCGTCGATGGCGGCGAGGAGGGCGCGGTCGTCCGCGCTGCCTGAGCGCCCCCCGATGAACTCGTTCACGCGCTCTTTGAGCCGCGTCAGCGCCGTCGACTGATTCTCGAACGCGCGCACGCCACCCACCCAGAGGTCGCGCGCATTGCTCGCCGCAAGGTTCACGCGCGCCTGGGCCAGCAGCGGCTTCACGCCGCGCAGCGCGGTGGCCAGTCGTCGTGATTCATCGCGATTGAGTGCGCGCGGTTGGTCCAGCACCGTGCGCGGCCAGATGGGATACTGCCACAGCCGGATGGCACCGTGGATCGTCGGGCCTTCCTCTGCCGGCGTGTCGCTCTCGGCCGTGCGTACCGACGCGTAGTACGCCGGGTCGCGCGCGAAGGGCTTGAGCACCGACAGGTGGTACTGCATCCCATTCATCTCGGCGCGCACCAGGTGCCAGTCCACCTGCTCCGGCACGCTCCACCCGGTGGTGTCGAGCGCGCGCAGCTGGGCCTGCCAGGCCGAGAGTTCCTGCAACCGGCGCGCGTTGGTGGCCGCCGAGTAGTCCGGCGCGCCGTCGACTCGCGGCGGCTGCTCGAAGGCACGCCACTCGGCGAACAGTGCCTCAAGCTGCGGATAGGTCCGGCTCGGCCGCGCCGACTGCGCGGGCAGGGCAATCGGCAGGCCGAGGGCGGCCAGCAGGAACAGATGGCGCATCAACATCCTCCTCACGCGAGAGAGGGGTCAGTGACCGCCGAACGCGGCGGCGAGGGCGCTGAGGGCGAAACCGGCGGCGCTGGCCGCGAGCTGCGGCAAGGGAAGATCCCAGGTGCGCTGGGCCTTGAGTTGCGAAATGCTCACGGCGGCGCCGACAAAAAGGAACGAACCGGCAGCGAAGGGCACGAGCAACTCGGCGACCGTCGCGGTCGCCGCGCCAAGCCAGAAGGTGAAGCCGGCCCCGAGGAACGCGAGCGCACCCGTCAGCAGCGAGAGAAGCAGTGCCCGGCTCGGCCGCGTGCCGTAGTGCACGAAGACGCCAAAGGTCCCGATCTCGCGCGGTAGTTCGTGGGCGAGCATCGCGAGGGCGACGGTGAGGCCACTGCCTTCGCCGGCCAGGAACGCGGCGGCAATCAGCGCACCGTCCACGAAGTTGTGCGCGCCGTCGGCGATGGCACTCACCGCGACCATGGCGGGATCGTCGAACGCCGAGAGCGATGGTGCGGGCGCCGGCGTCTCGTGAGACGTGTGCTGCAGGCGGTGCAGCAGTCGCTCGAGGATGAAACTTCCGACTGCGCCCGCTACGACTGCGATCGCGACGAACCGAACGTCAGGATGGCGCTCGTAGGCCTCGGGCAACAGATGAAACACGGCCGCGCCGATCAACGCGCCCGCGCCGAAGGACACCAGCCACGGCAACACGCGTCCCAACGGACGGGGCGACGTCGCCAACGCAACCAGTACCAGCAGCGGCAGGCCGGTGACGGCGGCGACGGCGAGGTACGCGGCGGTGGAGGCGCTCATCCTTGGAACGTTAGCGAACGTGGCAAGGGGCCGTGCCTCTAGCGCAGCCGCGCGCGGCCGGTGCCGCCCACGATCTCGGCGTACAGCGCCGGCTCGGTGACGCCTTCCGTGAGCAGGGCCATGGCCCGTGTGCGCGGCGTGATGCCCAATGCGTCGCGAAGCTCCTGTAGCCCTGGCTCTTCGCGCAGGGCCAGCAGCGCCCCTGCGCCCGCCGCTCCGGACGTTCCCACGGGAATCGCCGGGTCCTCGCCGGGGGGACGCGCGAGCAACCGCATCGCGCGGCGCGCCCACTCGTCGTCAATGGCCACAAAGGCATCGAATCCCGCCGCGATTGCCGGCCACGCCGCCGACGACGCGGCGCCACAGCGCAGGCCGCCCATCATCGTGTCGTGAGGTCCGGGAACCGTCGTCAAGGCACCGGCGCGCGCACTCGCCAACAGGCAAGCCGCGCCGAGCGGCTCGACCACCACGAGCCGTGGCCGCGGTCGCTCGGGGTGCATCGCGTACCAACTCGCCACCGCCGCCGCCAGGCCGCCGACACCACCCTGCACGACCACAAGCTCAGGCGGCTTCTTCTTCCACTGCACGCTCGCTTCGTCCATCAGCCGCGTGTAGCCGAGCATGATCAGCCGGGGAATCTCCTCGTAGCCCTCGTACGAGGTGTCGGACACGACCGTGCAGCCATCGCGGGCCGCGTCGGCGGCGGCGCGCGCGACCGCGTCGTCGTAGCTGCCGTCCACGCGCACAAGCTCCGCGCCTTCGAGTTCAATCGCCTCCGCACGCTCCCCGCTCACCTGCGCCGCGACGTACACACGCGCCCGGAGCCCAAGCTCGCGCGCCGAGCGCGCCACCGCGCGTCCGTGGTTGCCCTCGCTGGCGCAGACGACGGTCG
Protein-coding sequences here:
- a CDS encoding DUF885 family protein, producing the protein MRHLFLLAALGLPIALPAQSARPSRTYPQLEALFAEWRAFEQPPRVDGAPDYSAATNARRLQELSAWQAQLRALDTTGWSVPEQVDWHLVRAEMNGMQYHLSVLKPFARDPAYYASVRTAESDTPAEEGPTIHGAIRLWQYPIWPRTVLDQPRALNRDESRRLATALRGVKPLLAQARVNLAASNARDLWVGGVRAFENQSTALTRLKERVNEFIGGRSGSADDRALLAAIDEAKAETDAFAQWLRDEAPNRSGPSGIGVEQYTWFLKHVLLVPLTWQDEVTITQRELARAHAALRLEESRNRYLPELSVANTPEDYAYRQSIAIPRWMEFATGHDLWRMEPWMERALRERMPAYAPAETRDFFMQATQRDPIPLWTHLYHWWDNGRMRYEPHASTIRRGPLLYNVWMSRAEGMATAMEEWMMHAGLYDLSPRTREVVWIMLITRAARGLGNLYAHSNELTMQEAGEIHVQWTPRGWMRPDALLGSEQHLYLRQPGYGPSYVTGGRLMEETMALRARQLGDDFSLRRFFDEVNAAGMIPVSLIHWELTGDARMLRALGDDQRLGPPCRGC
- a CDS encoding ZIP family metal transporter, with product MSASTAAYLAVAAVTGLPLLVLVALATSPRPLGRVLPWLVSFGAGALIGAAVFHLLPEAYERHPDVRFVAIAVVAGAVGSFILERLLHRLQHTSHETPAPAPSLSAFDDPAMVAVSAIADGAHNFVDGALIAAAFLAGEGSGLTVALAMLAHELPREIGTFGVFVHYGTRPSRALLLSLLTGALAFLGAGFTFWLGAATATVAELLVPFAAGSFLFVGAAVSISQLKAQRTWDLPLPQLAASAAGFALSALAAAFGGH
- a CDS encoding diaminopropionate ammonia-lyase, translated to MRASQWFLHERGPAPVSLFSEADRAALAAARRLAPTPLHRAKGLAGSLGLKSLRLKDETAREDLPAFKILGAGFAMAELRRRGLLAAGATVVCASEGNHGRAVARSARELGLRARVYVAAQVSGERAEAIELEGAELVRVDGSYDDAVARAAADAARDGCTVVSDTSYEGYEEIPRLIMLGYTRLMDEASVQWKKKPPELVVVQGGVGGLAAAVASWYAMHPERPRPRLVVVEPLGAACLLASARAGALTTVPGPHDTMMGGLRCGAASSAAWPAIAAGFDAFVAIDDEWARRAMRLLARPPGEDPAIPVGTSGAAGAGALLALREEPGLQELRDALGITPRTRAMALLTEGVTEPALYAEIVGGTGRARLR